The following are encoded together in the Gouania willdenowi chromosome 14, fGouWil2.1, whole genome shotgun sequence genome:
- the aifm1 gene encoding apoptosis-inducing factor 1, mitochondrial isoform X6 — MLKCRTAWNKLAPLARSSSTVCRRNVRGTGLTNGRTPICVPATHMSSGAGGGGGGGGWDNTIYAVLVGAACVGGMTLTYKTLKEDQRRYEERIAEIASRPHRQEALTSSEPAELEVVPSSEADPTAPEVEVEAEVAPEVEVEAAVAPEVEAVVAPEVEAELIAAPATEAVSPSESTELPPVDEPVVEAPPEEAAAAPPVDPPVVEEAVLAEPTAPETPPVEISEASPALVSESEPAAEVPAAAEVPAAAEVPAAAEVPAAAEVPAAAEVPAAAEVPAAAEVPAAAEVPAAEEVPAAEEVPAAEVPAEPQPEVAAEAESAESKPSSATFPSHVPYLLIGGGTASFAAARSIRARDPNAKVLIVTEEPDLPYMRPPLSKELWFSDDSSVTETLRFKQWNGKERSIYFQPPSFYIKAEELGSSENGGVAVLTGRKVVHMDVRGNKIKMDDGSEISYDKCLIATGGIPRNLQVIERAGEEVMKRTTLFRKIEDFKALDKVSRNVKSITIIGGGFLGSELACALGRKSSEFGLEVVQMFPEKGNMGKVLPEYLSNWTTERVKREGVKIISEALVKSVSFIDDELEITLKDGRVVKTDHIVSAVGLEPNVDLAKSAGLEVDSDFGGYRVNAELQARSNIWVAGDAACFYDIRLGRRRVEHHDHAVVSGRLAGENMTGTSKPYWHQSMFWSDLGPDVGYEAIGIVDSSLPTVGVFAKATAKDTPKAAAEQSGTGIRSESETEDTATSPVASTSPATVVEHKDDYGKGVIFYLRDKVVVGIVLWNVFNRMPVARKIIKDGEEHADLNEVAKLFNIHED; from the exons GCTTGACCAATGGCAGAACACCAATATGTGTACCTGCAACACACATGTCCAGTggggcaggaggaggaggaggaggaggaggatgggaTAATACCATCTATGCTGTTCTGGTTGGCGCAGCTTGCGTTGGTGGCATGACATTA ACATACAAAACATTGAAGGAAGACCAAAGAAGATACGAGGAGCGCATTGCAGAAATCGCATCCCGACCACACAGACAAGAAGCATTAACATCATCAGAGCCTGCTG AGCTCGAAGTTGTTCCTTCATCAGAAGCAGACCCTACAGCCCCTGAGGTGGAAGTGGAAGCAGAGGTGGCCCCTGAGGTGGAAGTGGAAGCAGCGGTGGCCCCTGAGGTGGAAGCAGTGGTTGCCCCAGAGGTGGAGGCGGAATTGATTGCTGCCCCGGCGACTGAAGCTGTATCTCCCAGTGAATCGACAGAACTCCCTCCag TAGATGAGCCTGTGGTAGAAGCACCAccagaagaagcagcagcagcaccaccaGTAGATCCACCAGTAGTTGAGGAGG CTGTACTAGCAGAACCAACAGCCCCAGAGACGCCACCAGTAGAGATTTCCGAGGCATCCCCAGCCTTGGTATCAGAGAGTG AACCAGCTGCGGAGGTACCAGCCGCTGCGGAGGTACCAGCCGCTGCGGAGGTACCAGCCGCTGCGGAGGTACCAGCCGCTGCGGAGGTACCAGCCGCTGCGGAGGTACCAGCCGCTGCGGAGGTACCAGCCGCGGCGGAGGTACCAGCCGCGGCGGAGGTACCAGCCGCGGAGGAGGTACCAGCCGCGGAGGAG GTACCAGCCGCGGAGGTACCAGCTGAGCCTCAGCCTGAAGTCGCTGCAGAGGCTGAGAGTG CAGAGTCCAAACCCTCTTCCGCTACATTTCCGTCCCATGTCCCATACCTCCTTATCGGTGGGGGCACCGCCTCTTTCGCTGCTGCGCGCTCCATTCGAGCCAGAGACCCCAATGCCAAG GTCTTGATTGTGACTGAGGAACCTGACCTTCCATACATGAGACCACCTCTGTCTAAAGAGCTGTGGTTCTCTGATGATTCCAGTGTGACAGAGACTCTGCGTTTTAAACAGTGGAATGGAAAGGAAAGAAG catttactTCCAGCCTCCATCCTTCTACATTAAAGCAGAGGAGCTGGGGAGTTCAGAGAATGGGGGAGTGGCTGTTCTCACTGGCAGAAAG GTGGTACACATGGATGTGAGAGGCAACAAAATAAAGATGGATGATGGATCTGAAATTTCATATGACAAGTGTTTGATTGCGACAG GCGGTATTCCCAGAAATCTGCAGGTGATCGAAAGAGCCGGAGAGGAAGTCATGAAGAGGACCACTTTGTTCCGCAAG ATCGAAGACTTTAAAGCACTGGACAAGGTCTCCAGAAATGTGAAGTCCATCACCATCATTGGAGGTGGCTTCCTGGGCAGTGAGCTAGCTTGTGCCCTTGGCAGGAAAT CCTCTGAGTTTGGTCTGGAGGTGGTTCAGATGTTCCCTGAGAAGGGCAACATGGGAAAAGTGCTTCCAGAGTATCTGAGCAATTGGACAACAGAAAGAGTGAAAAGAG AGGGTGTTAAAATCATTTCTGAAGCCCTGGTGAAATCTGTGAGCTTCATAGACGATGAATTAGAAATCACTCTAAAGGACGGCAGAGTG GTGAAAACTGACCACATTGTGTCAGCTGTTGGACTGGAGCCCAATGTGGATCTTGCCAAGTCAGCAGGTCTGGAGGTGGATTCTGATTTCGGAGGGTATCGAGTTAATGCAGAGCTACAAGCCAGGTCCAACATATGGGTG GCCGGAGACGCTGCATGCTTCTATGACATCAGGCTTGGCCGCAGACGTGTGGAGCACCACGATCACGCTGTCGTGAGTGGTCGACTCGCCGGTGAGAACATGACGGGGACCAGTAAACCCTACTGGCATCAGTCCATGTTCTG GAGTGACCTGGGTCCTGATGTGGGCTACGAGGCCATAGGGATTGTTGACAGCAGCCTTCCAACAGTGGGAGTGTTTGCCAAAGCCACTGCCAAGGATACACCAAAAGCTGCCGCAGAGCAGTCTG GGACTGGGATCCGCTCTGAAAGTGAAACAGAAGACACAGCCACGAGTCCAGTCGCCTCCACGAGCCCAGCTACGGTGGTCGAGCACAAAGACGACTACGGCAAAGGAGTGATTTTCTACTTGAGAGACAAAGTGGTGGTGGGCATTGTTCTCTGGAACGTGTTCAACAGGATGCCCGTTGCAAGGAAG attATCAAAGATGGAGAGGAACATGCAGATCTGAACGAAGTGGCCAAGCTGTTCAACATCCATGAGGATTAA
- the aifm1 gene encoding apoptosis-inducing factor 1, mitochondrial isoform X10, giving the protein MLKCRTAWNKLAPLARSSSTVCRRNVRGTGLTNGRTPICVPATHMSSGAGGGGGGGGWDNTIYAVLVGAACVGGMTLTYKTLKEDQRRYEERIAEIASRPHRQEALTSSEPAELEVVPSSEADPTAPEVEVEAEVAPEVEVEAAVAPEVEAVVAPEVEAELIAAPATEAVSPSESTELPPDEPVVEAPPEEAAAAPPVDPPVVEEAESKPSSATFPSHVPYLLIGGGTASFAAARSIRARDPNAKVLIVTEEPDLPYMRPPLSKELWFSDDSSVTETLRFKQWNGKERSIYFQPPSFYIKAEELGSSENGGVAVLTGRKVVHMDVRGNKIKMDDGSEISYDKCLIATGGIPRNLQVIERAGEEVMKRTTLFRKIEDFKALDKVSRNVKSITIIGGGFLGSELACALGRKSSEFGLEVVQMFPEKGNMGKVLPEYLSNWTTERVKREGVKIISEALVKSVSFIDDELEITLKDGRVVKTDHIVSAVGLEPNVDLAKSAGLEVDSDFGGYRVNAELQARSNIWVAGDAACFYDIRLGRRRVEHHDHAVVSGRLAGENMTGTSKPYWHQSMFWSDLGPDVGYEAIGIVDSSLPTVGVFAKATAKDTPKAAAEQSGTGIRSESETEDTATSPVASTSPATVVEHKDDYGKGVIFYLRDKVVVGIVLWNVFNRMPVARKIIKDGEEHADLNEVAKLFNIHED; this is encoded by the exons GCTTGACCAATGGCAGAACACCAATATGTGTACCTGCAACACACATGTCCAGTggggcaggaggaggaggaggaggaggaggatgggaTAATACCATCTATGCTGTTCTGGTTGGCGCAGCTTGCGTTGGTGGCATGACATTA ACATACAAAACATTGAAGGAAGACCAAAGAAGATACGAGGAGCGCATTGCAGAAATCGCATCCCGACCACACAGACAAGAAGCATTAACATCATCAGAGCCTGCTG AGCTCGAAGTTGTTCCTTCATCAGAAGCAGACCCTACAGCCCCTGAGGTGGAAGTGGAAGCAGAGGTGGCCCCTGAGGTGGAAGTGGAAGCAGCGGTGGCCCCTGAGGTGGAAGCAGTGGTTGCCCCAGAGGTGGAGGCGGAATTGATTGCTGCCCCGGCGACTGAAGCTGTATCTCCCAGTGAATCGACAGAACTCCCTCCag ATGAGCCTGTGGTAGAAGCACCAccagaagaagcagcagcagcaccaccaGTAGATCCACCAGTAGTTGAGGAGG CAGAGTCCAAACCCTCTTCCGCTACATTTCCGTCCCATGTCCCATACCTCCTTATCGGTGGGGGCACCGCCTCTTTCGCTGCTGCGCGCTCCATTCGAGCCAGAGACCCCAATGCCAAG GTCTTGATTGTGACTGAGGAACCTGACCTTCCATACATGAGACCACCTCTGTCTAAAGAGCTGTGGTTCTCTGATGATTCCAGTGTGACAGAGACTCTGCGTTTTAAACAGTGGAATGGAAAGGAAAGAAG catttactTCCAGCCTCCATCCTTCTACATTAAAGCAGAGGAGCTGGGGAGTTCAGAGAATGGGGGAGTGGCTGTTCTCACTGGCAGAAAG GTGGTACACATGGATGTGAGAGGCAACAAAATAAAGATGGATGATGGATCTGAAATTTCATATGACAAGTGTTTGATTGCGACAG GCGGTATTCCCAGAAATCTGCAGGTGATCGAAAGAGCCGGAGAGGAAGTCATGAAGAGGACCACTTTGTTCCGCAAG ATCGAAGACTTTAAAGCACTGGACAAGGTCTCCAGAAATGTGAAGTCCATCACCATCATTGGAGGTGGCTTCCTGGGCAGTGAGCTAGCTTGTGCCCTTGGCAGGAAAT CCTCTGAGTTTGGTCTGGAGGTGGTTCAGATGTTCCCTGAGAAGGGCAACATGGGAAAAGTGCTTCCAGAGTATCTGAGCAATTGGACAACAGAAAGAGTGAAAAGAG AGGGTGTTAAAATCATTTCTGAAGCCCTGGTGAAATCTGTGAGCTTCATAGACGATGAATTAGAAATCACTCTAAAGGACGGCAGAGTG GTGAAAACTGACCACATTGTGTCAGCTGTTGGACTGGAGCCCAATGTGGATCTTGCCAAGTCAGCAGGTCTGGAGGTGGATTCTGATTTCGGAGGGTATCGAGTTAATGCAGAGCTACAAGCCAGGTCCAACATATGGGTG GCCGGAGACGCTGCATGCTTCTATGACATCAGGCTTGGCCGCAGACGTGTGGAGCACCACGATCACGCTGTCGTGAGTGGTCGACTCGCCGGTGAGAACATGACGGGGACCAGTAAACCCTACTGGCATCAGTCCATGTTCTG GAGTGACCTGGGTCCTGATGTGGGCTACGAGGCCATAGGGATTGTTGACAGCAGCCTTCCAACAGTGGGAGTGTTTGCCAAAGCCACTGCCAAGGATACACCAAAAGCTGCCGCAGAGCAGTCTG GGACTGGGATCCGCTCTGAAAGTGAAACAGAAGACACAGCCACGAGTCCAGTCGCCTCCACGAGCCCAGCTACGGTGGTCGAGCACAAAGACGACTACGGCAAAGGAGTGATTTTCTACTTGAGAGACAAAGTGGTGGTGGGCATTGTTCTCTGGAACGTGTTCAACAGGATGCCCGTTGCAAGGAAG attATCAAAGATGGAGAGGAACATGCAGATCTGAACGAAGTGGCCAAGCTGTTCAACATCCATGAGGATTAA
- the aifm1 gene encoding apoptosis-inducing factor 1, mitochondrial isoform X2: MLKCRTAWNKLAPLARSSSTVCRRNVRGTGLTNGRTPICVPATHMSSGAGGGGGGGGWDNTIYAVLVGAACVGGMTLTYKTLKEDQRRYEERIAEIASRPHRQEALTSSEPAELEVVPSSEADPTAPEVEVEAEVAPEVEVEAAVAPEVEAVVAPEVEAELIAAPATEAVSPSESTELPPVDEPVVEAPPEEAAAAPPVDPPVVEEAVLAEPTAPETPPVEISEASPALVSESEPAAEVPAAAEVPAAAEVPAAAEVPAAAEVPAAAEVPAAAEVPAAAEVPAAAEVPAAEEVPAAEEVPAAEEVPAAAEVPAAEEVPAAEEVPAAEEVPAAEEVPAAEEVPAAEEVPAAEEVPAAEEVPAAEVPAAEVPAEPQPEVAAEAESAESKPSSATFPSHVPYLLIGGGTASFAAARSIRARDPNAKVLIVTEEPDLPYMRPPLSKELWFSDDSSVTETLRFKQWNGKERSIYFQPPSFYIKAEELGSSENGGVAVLTGRKVVHMDVRGNKIKMDDGSEISYDKCLIATGGIPRNLQVIERAGEEVMKRTTLFRKIEDFKALDKVSRNVKSITIIGGGFLGSELACALGRKSSEFGLEVVQMFPEKGNMGKVLPEYLSNWTTERVKREGVKIISEALVKSVSFIDDELEITLKDGRVVKTDHIVSAVGLEPNVDLAKSAGLEVDSDFGGYRVNAELQARSNIWVAGDAACFYDIRLGRRRVEHHDHAVVSGRLAGENMTGTSKPYWHQSMFWSDLGPDVGYEAIGIVDSSLPTVGVFAKATAKDTPKAAAEQSGTGIRSESETEDTATSPVASTSPATVVEHKDDYGKGVIFYLRDKVVVGIVLWNVFNRMPVARKIIKDGEEHADLNEVAKLFNIHED; this comes from the exons GCTTGACCAATGGCAGAACACCAATATGTGTACCTGCAACACACATGTCCAGTggggcaggaggaggaggaggaggaggaggatgggaTAATACCATCTATGCTGTTCTGGTTGGCGCAGCTTGCGTTGGTGGCATGACATTA ACATACAAAACATTGAAGGAAGACCAAAGAAGATACGAGGAGCGCATTGCAGAAATCGCATCCCGACCACACAGACAAGAAGCATTAACATCATCAGAGCCTGCTG AGCTCGAAGTTGTTCCTTCATCAGAAGCAGACCCTACAGCCCCTGAGGTGGAAGTGGAAGCAGAGGTGGCCCCTGAGGTGGAAGTGGAAGCAGCGGTGGCCCCTGAGGTGGAAGCAGTGGTTGCCCCAGAGGTGGAGGCGGAATTGATTGCTGCCCCGGCGACTGAAGCTGTATCTCCCAGTGAATCGACAGAACTCCCTCCag TAGATGAGCCTGTGGTAGAAGCACCAccagaagaagcagcagcagcaccaccaGTAGATCCACCAGTAGTTGAGGAGG CTGTACTAGCAGAACCAACAGCCCCAGAGACGCCACCAGTAGAGATTTCCGAGGCATCCCCAGCCTTGGTATCAGAGAGTG AACCAGCTGCGGAGGTACCAGCCGCTGCGGAGGTACCAGCCGCTGCGGAGGTACCAGCCGCTGCGGAGGTACCAGCCGCTGCGGAGGTACCAGCCGCTGCGGAGGTACCAGCCGCTGCGGAGGTACCAGCCGCGGCGGAGGTACCAGCCGCGGCGGAGGTACCAGCCGCGGAGGAGGTACCAGCCGCGGAGGAGGTACCAGCCGCGGAGGAGGTACCAGCCGCGGCGGAGGTACCAGCCGCGGAGGAGGTACCAGCCGCGGAGGAGGTACCAGCCGCGGAGGAGGTACCAGCCGCGGAGGAGGTACCAGCCGCGGAGGAGGTACCAGCCGCGGAGGAGGTACCAGCCGCGGAGGAGGTACCAGCCGCGGAGGAGGTACCAGCCGCGGAGGTACCAGCCGCGGAGGTACCAGCTGAGCCTCAGCCTGAAGTCGCTGCAGAGGCTGAGAGTG CAGAGTCCAAACCCTCTTCCGCTACATTTCCGTCCCATGTCCCATACCTCCTTATCGGTGGGGGCACCGCCTCTTTCGCTGCTGCGCGCTCCATTCGAGCCAGAGACCCCAATGCCAAG GTCTTGATTGTGACTGAGGAACCTGACCTTCCATACATGAGACCACCTCTGTCTAAAGAGCTGTGGTTCTCTGATGATTCCAGTGTGACAGAGACTCTGCGTTTTAAACAGTGGAATGGAAAGGAAAGAAG catttactTCCAGCCTCCATCCTTCTACATTAAAGCAGAGGAGCTGGGGAGTTCAGAGAATGGGGGAGTGGCTGTTCTCACTGGCAGAAAG GTGGTACACATGGATGTGAGAGGCAACAAAATAAAGATGGATGATGGATCTGAAATTTCATATGACAAGTGTTTGATTGCGACAG GCGGTATTCCCAGAAATCTGCAGGTGATCGAAAGAGCCGGAGAGGAAGTCATGAAGAGGACCACTTTGTTCCGCAAG ATCGAAGACTTTAAAGCACTGGACAAGGTCTCCAGAAATGTGAAGTCCATCACCATCATTGGAGGTGGCTTCCTGGGCAGTGAGCTAGCTTGTGCCCTTGGCAGGAAAT CCTCTGAGTTTGGTCTGGAGGTGGTTCAGATGTTCCCTGAGAAGGGCAACATGGGAAAAGTGCTTCCAGAGTATCTGAGCAATTGGACAACAGAAAGAGTGAAAAGAG AGGGTGTTAAAATCATTTCTGAAGCCCTGGTGAAATCTGTGAGCTTCATAGACGATGAATTAGAAATCACTCTAAAGGACGGCAGAGTG GTGAAAACTGACCACATTGTGTCAGCTGTTGGACTGGAGCCCAATGTGGATCTTGCCAAGTCAGCAGGTCTGGAGGTGGATTCTGATTTCGGAGGGTATCGAGTTAATGCAGAGCTACAAGCCAGGTCCAACATATGGGTG GCCGGAGACGCTGCATGCTTCTATGACATCAGGCTTGGCCGCAGACGTGTGGAGCACCACGATCACGCTGTCGTGAGTGGTCGACTCGCCGGTGAGAACATGACGGGGACCAGTAAACCCTACTGGCATCAGTCCATGTTCTG GAGTGACCTGGGTCCTGATGTGGGCTACGAGGCCATAGGGATTGTTGACAGCAGCCTTCCAACAGTGGGAGTGTTTGCCAAAGCCACTGCCAAGGATACACCAAAAGCTGCCGCAGAGCAGTCTG GGACTGGGATCCGCTCTGAAAGTGAAACAGAAGACACAGCCACGAGTCCAGTCGCCTCCACGAGCCCAGCTACGGTGGTCGAGCACAAAGACGACTACGGCAAAGGAGTGATTTTCTACTTGAGAGACAAAGTGGTGGTGGGCATTGTTCTCTGGAACGTGTTCAACAGGATGCCCGTTGCAAGGAAG attATCAAAGATGGAGAGGAACATGCAGATCTGAACGAAGTGGCCAAGCTGTTCAACATCCATGAGGATTAA
- the aifm1 gene encoding apoptosis-inducing factor 1, mitochondrial isoform X4 — translation MLKCRTAWNKLAPLARSSSTVCRRNVRGTGLTNGRTPICVPATHMSSGAGGGGGGGGWDNTIYAVLVGAACVGGMTLTYKTLKEDQRRYEERIAEIASRPHRQEALTSSEPAELEVVPSSEADPTAPEVEVEAEVAPEVEVEAAVAPEVEAVVAPEVEAELIAAPATEAVSPSESTELPPVDEPVVEAPPEEAAAAPPVDPPVVEEAVLAEPTAPETPPVEISEASPALVSESEPAAEVPAAAEVPAAAEVPAAAEVPAAAEVPAAAEVPAAAEVPAAAEVPAAAEVPAAEEVPAAEEVPAAEEVPAAAEVPAAEEVPAAEEVPAAEEVPAAEEVPAAEEVPAAEEVPAAEEVPAAEEVPAAEVPAAEVPAEPQPEVAAEAESESKPSSATFPSHVPYLLIGGGTASFAAARSIRARDPNAKVLIVTEEPDLPYMRPPLSKELWFSDDSSVTETLRFKQWNGKERSIYFQPPSFYIKAEELGSSENGGVAVLTGRKVVHMDVRGNKIKMDDGSEISYDKCLIATGGIPRNLQVIERAGEEVMKRTTLFRKIEDFKALDKVSRNVKSITIIGGGFLGSELACALGRKSSEFGLEVVQMFPEKGNMGKVLPEYLSNWTTERVKREGVKIISEALVKSVSFIDDELEITLKDGRVVKTDHIVSAVGLEPNVDLAKSAGLEVDSDFGGYRVNAELQARSNIWVAGDAACFYDIRLGRRRVEHHDHAVVSGRLAGENMTGTSKPYWHQSMFWSDLGPDVGYEAIGIVDSSLPTVGVFAKATAKDTPKAAAEQSGTGIRSESETEDTATSPVASTSPATVVEHKDDYGKGVIFYLRDKVVVGIVLWNVFNRMPVARKIIKDGEEHADLNEVAKLFNIHED, via the exons GCTTGACCAATGGCAGAACACCAATATGTGTACCTGCAACACACATGTCCAGTggggcaggaggaggaggaggaggaggaggatgggaTAATACCATCTATGCTGTTCTGGTTGGCGCAGCTTGCGTTGGTGGCATGACATTA ACATACAAAACATTGAAGGAAGACCAAAGAAGATACGAGGAGCGCATTGCAGAAATCGCATCCCGACCACACAGACAAGAAGCATTAACATCATCAGAGCCTGCTG AGCTCGAAGTTGTTCCTTCATCAGAAGCAGACCCTACAGCCCCTGAGGTGGAAGTGGAAGCAGAGGTGGCCCCTGAGGTGGAAGTGGAAGCAGCGGTGGCCCCTGAGGTGGAAGCAGTGGTTGCCCCAGAGGTGGAGGCGGAATTGATTGCTGCCCCGGCGACTGAAGCTGTATCTCCCAGTGAATCGACAGAACTCCCTCCag TAGATGAGCCTGTGGTAGAAGCACCAccagaagaagcagcagcagcaccaccaGTAGATCCACCAGTAGTTGAGGAGG CTGTACTAGCAGAACCAACAGCCCCAGAGACGCCACCAGTAGAGATTTCCGAGGCATCCCCAGCCTTGGTATCAGAGAGTG AACCAGCTGCGGAGGTACCAGCCGCTGCGGAGGTACCAGCCGCTGCGGAGGTACCAGCCGCTGCGGAGGTACCAGCCGCTGCGGAGGTACCAGCCGCTGCGGAGGTACCAGCCGCTGCGGAGGTACCAGCCGCGGCGGAGGTACCAGCCGCGGCGGAGGTACCAGCCGCGGAGGAGGTACCAGCCGCGGAGGAGGTACCAGCCGCGGAGGAGGTACCAGCCGCGGCGGAGGTACCAGCCGCGGAGGAGGTACCAGCCGCGGAGGAGGTACCAGCCGCGGAGGAGGTACCAGCCGCGGAGGAGGTACCAGCCGCGGAGGAGGTACCAGCCGCGGAGGAGGTACCAGCCGCGGAGGAGGTACCAGCCGCGGAGGAGGTACCAGCCGCGGAGGTACCAGCCGCGGAGGTACCAGCTGAGCCTCAGCCTGAAGTCGCTGCAGAGGCTGAGAGTG AGTCCAAACCCTCTTCCGCTACATTTCCGTCCCATGTCCCATACCTCCTTATCGGTGGGGGCACCGCCTCTTTCGCTGCTGCGCGCTCCATTCGAGCCAGAGACCCCAATGCCAAG GTCTTGATTGTGACTGAGGAACCTGACCTTCCATACATGAGACCACCTCTGTCTAAAGAGCTGTGGTTCTCTGATGATTCCAGTGTGACAGAGACTCTGCGTTTTAAACAGTGGAATGGAAAGGAAAGAAG catttactTCCAGCCTCCATCCTTCTACATTAAAGCAGAGGAGCTGGGGAGTTCAGAGAATGGGGGAGTGGCTGTTCTCACTGGCAGAAAG GTGGTACACATGGATGTGAGAGGCAACAAAATAAAGATGGATGATGGATCTGAAATTTCATATGACAAGTGTTTGATTGCGACAG GCGGTATTCCCAGAAATCTGCAGGTGATCGAAAGAGCCGGAGAGGAAGTCATGAAGAGGACCACTTTGTTCCGCAAG ATCGAAGACTTTAAAGCACTGGACAAGGTCTCCAGAAATGTGAAGTCCATCACCATCATTGGAGGTGGCTTCCTGGGCAGTGAGCTAGCTTGTGCCCTTGGCAGGAAAT CCTCTGAGTTTGGTCTGGAGGTGGTTCAGATGTTCCCTGAGAAGGGCAACATGGGAAAAGTGCTTCCAGAGTATCTGAGCAATTGGACAACAGAAAGAGTGAAAAGAG AGGGTGTTAAAATCATTTCTGAAGCCCTGGTGAAATCTGTGAGCTTCATAGACGATGAATTAGAAATCACTCTAAAGGACGGCAGAGTG GTGAAAACTGACCACATTGTGTCAGCTGTTGGACTGGAGCCCAATGTGGATCTTGCCAAGTCAGCAGGTCTGGAGGTGGATTCTGATTTCGGAGGGTATCGAGTTAATGCAGAGCTACAAGCCAGGTCCAACATATGGGTG GCCGGAGACGCTGCATGCTTCTATGACATCAGGCTTGGCCGCAGACGTGTGGAGCACCACGATCACGCTGTCGTGAGTGGTCGACTCGCCGGTGAGAACATGACGGGGACCAGTAAACCCTACTGGCATCAGTCCATGTTCTG GAGTGACCTGGGTCCTGATGTGGGCTACGAGGCCATAGGGATTGTTGACAGCAGCCTTCCAACAGTGGGAGTGTTTGCCAAAGCCACTGCCAAGGATACACCAAAAGCTGCCGCAGAGCAGTCTG GGACTGGGATCCGCTCTGAAAGTGAAACAGAAGACACAGCCACGAGTCCAGTCGCCTCCACGAGCCCAGCTACGGTGGTCGAGCACAAAGACGACTACGGCAAAGGAGTGATTTTCTACTTGAGAGACAAAGTGGTGGTGGGCATTGTTCTCTGGAACGTGTTCAACAGGATGCCCGTTGCAAGGAAG attATCAAAGATGGAGAGGAACATGCAGATCTGAACGAAGTGGCCAAGCTGTTCAACATCCATGAGGATTAA